Proteins found in one Takifugu flavidus isolate HTHZ2018 chromosome 7, ASM371156v2, whole genome shotgun sequence genomic segment:
- the zfyve9b gene encoding zinc finger FYVE domain-containing protein 9 isoform X1, producing MLKFFSGRDDENESLLGAVTEDEGDSPSVQDTQQCWLSRPCLLVLKDGDTSKPGVGCNQTQPNSSSSPSSATPTRGSAEPSQHQSPSQLQEGAFTVTPISTWCERDHVPSSPLVLSPAEAAWPDDGEPTGDKLAQVLPSKEDSVIEEKELEESRLEQQGQSSTPETTAPPCSLSPDGPQSQSKKVRTNGGAVVDSQDLTGGKGRASHGEPDNEGEQTSGGILSKNRGTILGEVAPVWVPDAQAQVCMKCGVKFTFTKRRHHCRACGKVFCGLCSSLKFKLSHLDGKEGRVCVSCHSALMKRTPPRGKRRVWFADEILNRRSESAPASPVGGPPFSPLMTRAADGLGNSPAASPQIRRALRPHRTAVNEACGLYGWGTTTLLSSSSNLIPLDGLPPILTSTGVKGDYTVDEQPSETVLIQELEGSRAKPLVFVLNANLLAMVKLVNYVNRKCWCLTTKGMHAVGQVEVVVLLQCLPEEKSFPKDIFSHFVHVYRESLTGKVLKHLSLSLFDSGFLGSEEHAGFLYVHSTLQSLQGLPLPNQPYLFGLLVHRAEVAWAKAFPLRLMLRLGAEYRFYPCPLYSVRFRKPLFGEIGHTIMRLLVDFRNYRYSLPMVPGLTVDLEAQRTCIKIPITRYNELIKAINKSNEHVLAFGACFNEAADSHLICVQGEDGQYQTQAISIHNQPRKVTGSCFFIFSSALKASAGYFAKSSIVEDGLMVQITVETMAELRRSLREMKEYTVTCGRLGQSESQELVCVQWVEEKCTVNKGVISSIDGKSMESISSTKMFQKSEYKENGKIIRWTEVFFLQRGDRPKEGTSDSAEHNRLIERIARAFCLALCPHLKLLKEDGMAKLGLRVTFESQEVGFVAGSNGQPLPAQYLDALDNMLAPVMSSRGRKRGDEPLVMELVFYILENIT from the exons ATGAAGGAGACAGTCCATCGGTTCAAGACACACAGCAGTGCTGGCTCAGCAGACCCTGTCTGCTTGTGCTCAAAGATGGAGACACGTCCAAACCAGGAGTGGGCTGCAACCAGACACAACCGAACTCTTCATCCAGCCCCTCCTCAGCAACACCGACCAGAGGGAGCGCTGAACCATCCCAGCATCAGTCTCCCTCCCAACTGCAGGAGGGCGCTTTTACTGTAACCCCCATCTCCACGTGGTGTGAGCGTGACCACGTCCCCTCCAGCCCTCTGGTTCTAAGCCCAGCTGAAGCTGCATGGCCGGACGATGGGGAGCCCACAGGTGACAAGCTGGCCCAGGTACTGCCATCAAAGGAGGACTCTGTCATtgaggagaaggagctggaggagagccggctggagcagcagggacagTCGTCCACCCCTGAGACCACTGCACCGCCCTGTAGCCTCTCACCTGACGGGCCCCAGAGCCAGAGTAAGAAGGTCAGAACTAATGGGGGAGCCGTGGTGGACAGCCAGGACCTTACAGGTGGGAAGGGAAGAGCATCCCATGGGGAACCTGACAATGAGGGTGAGCAGACATCTGGTGGTATCCTGTCCAAGAACCGAGGCACCATCCTGGGGGAGGTGGCCCCAGTGTGGGTCCCTGACGCTCAGGCGCAGGTGTGCATGAAGTGCGGGGTGAAGTTTACTTTCACGAAGAGGAGGCACCACTGCCGGGCCTGCGGAAAG GTTTTTTGTGGACTTTGTTCCAGTCTGAAATTCAAACTCTCACATCTGGATGGTAAAGAAGGCCGAGTTTGCGTTTCCTGTCACTCAGCCCTCATGAAAC GGACACCCCCCAGGGGTAAAAGGAGAGTGTGGTTTGCAGATGAGATCCTCAATAGGCGTTCAGAATCTGCTCCGGCGTCACCGGTCGGAGGACCTCCATTCTCGCCCCTGATGACGCGGGCTGCAGACGGGCTGGGAAATAGTCCCGCGGCTTCACCGCAGATCAGGAGAGCGCTGCGGCCGCACAGGACAGCGGTTAAC GAGGCCTGTGGACTTTACGGCTGGGGGACCACAACCTTACTGAGCAGCTCGTCCAACCTCATCCCGCTGGATGGCCTTCCCCCCATCCTCACCTCTACGGGGGTCAAAGGAG ATTACACGGTGGATGAGCAGCCCTCAGAGACGGTGCTTATTCAGGAGCTGGAGGGCAGCAGGGCCAAGCCTCTGGTGTTCGTCCTCAACGCTAACCTGCTGGCTATGGTCAAGCTGGTCAACT ATGTtaacaggaagtgctggtgCCTGACAACCAAAGGGATGCACGCTGTGGGtcaggtggaggtggtggtgctgctgcagtgccTGCCTGAGGAGAAAAGCTTCCCCAAAGACATTTTCAGCCACTTTGTACACGTCTACAGAGAATCCCTCACAg GAAAGGTTCTGAAACATCTGTCGCTGTCATTGTTCGACAGCGGTTTTCTTGGCAGCGAGGAGCATGCGGGCTTTCTCTACGTCCACTCCACCCTCCAGTCCCTGCAAGGTTTACCTCTGCCAAACCAGCCCTACCTATTTGGTCTGCTGGTGCACAGAGCGGAGGTGGCCTGGGCCAAAGCCTTCCCTCTGCGCCTCATGCTGCGACTGGGAGCAGAATACAGAT TTTACCCGTGCCCGCTCTACAGTGTTCGTTTCAGGAAGCCCCTGTTTGGGGAAATAGGTCACACCATCATGAGACTGCTAGTG GACTTTAGGAATTACCGTTACAGCCTACCGATGGTGCCGGGGCTCACTGTGGATCTAGAAGCTCAGAGAACCTGCATAAAGATTCCAATCACCAGATATAATGAG CTCATAAAAGCTATAAACAAGTCCAATGAGCACGTGTTGGCATTTGGAGCATGCTTCAATGAGGCGGCAGACTCCCACCTCATATGCGTGCAAGGAGAGGACGGCCAGTACCAGACCCAGGCCATCAGCATCCACAACCAGCCACGCAAAG ttaCTGGGTcctgctttttcattttcagcagtGCACTGAAAGCATCCGCAGGCTATTTTGCCAAATCCAGTATTGTAGAAG ATGGTTTAATGGTGCAGATCACCGTGGAAACCATGGCAGAACTACGGCGGTCACTGCGAGAGATGAAAGAGTACACCGTCACCTGTGGGCGACTTGGCCAATCAGAGAGCCAGGAGCTTGTTTGTGTACAGTGGGTGGAGGAGAAATGCACTGTGAACAAAGG TGTTATAAGTTCCATTGATGGAAAATCTATGGAGTCCATTAGCAGTACAAAGATGTTCCAGAAGTCAGAGTACAAGGAAAACGGGAAGATCATCCGCTGGACAGAG GTGTTTTTCCTCCAAAGGGGGGATCGTCCCAAAGAAGGAACAAGTGACTCCGCTGAACACAATCGGCTTATAGAGCGGATCGCCCGGGCCTTTTGCTTGGCACTGTGTCCACACCTCAAACTGCTGAAGGAGGATGGGATGGCCAAACTGGGCCTGCGTGTCACTTTTGAATCACAAGAG gtGGGGTTTGTGGCTGGGAGCAATGGGCAGCCTCTCCCTGCCCAGTACCTGGACGCCCTGGATAACATGCTGGCTCCCGTcatgtccagcagggggcgcaagAGAGGCGACGAGCCGCTTGTGATGGAGCTGGTCTTTTATATCCTGGAGAACATCACTTAA
- the zfyve9b gene encoding zinc finger FYVE domain-containing protein 9 isoform X2, with protein sequence MLKFFSGRDDENESLLGAVTEDEGDSPSVQDTQQCWLSRPCLLVLKDGDTSKPGVGCNQTQPNSSSSPSSATPTRGSAEPSQHQSPSQLQEGAFTVTPISTWCERDHVPSSPLVLSPAEAAWPDDGEPTGDKLAQVLPSKEDSVIEEKELEESRLEQQGQSSTPETTAPPCSLSPDGPQSQSKKVRTNGGAVVDSQDLTGGKGRASHGEPDNEGEQTSGGILSKNRGTILGEVAPVWVPDAQAQVCMKCGVKFTFTKRRHHCRACGKVFCGLCSSLKFKLSHLDGKEGRVCVSCHSALMKRTPPRGKRRVWFADEILNRRSESAPASPVGGPPFSPLMTRAADGLGNSPAASPQIRRALRPHRTAVNEACGLYGWGTTTLLSSSSNLIPLDGLPPILTSTGVKGDYTVDEQPSETVLIQELEGSRAKPLVFVLNANLLAMVKLVNYVNRKCWCLTTKGMHAVGQVEVVVLLQCLPEEKSFPKDIFSHFVHVYRESLTGKVLKHLSLSLFDSGFLGSEEHAGFLYVHSTLQSLQGLPLPNQPYLFGLLVHRAEVAWAKAFPLRLMLRLGAEYRFYPCPLYSVRFRKPLFGEIGHTIMRLLVDFRNYRYSLPMVPGLTVDLEAQRTCIKIPITRYNELIKAINKSNEHVLAFGACFNEAADSHLICVQGEDGQYQTQAISIHNQPRKVTGSCFFIFSSALKASAGYFAKSSIVEDLFV encoded by the exons ATGAAGGAGACAGTCCATCGGTTCAAGACACACAGCAGTGCTGGCTCAGCAGACCCTGTCTGCTTGTGCTCAAAGATGGAGACACGTCCAAACCAGGAGTGGGCTGCAACCAGACACAACCGAACTCTTCATCCAGCCCCTCCTCAGCAACACCGACCAGAGGGAGCGCTGAACCATCCCAGCATCAGTCTCCCTCCCAACTGCAGGAGGGCGCTTTTACTGTAACCCCCATCTCCACGTGGTGTGAGCGTGACCACGTCCCCTCCAGCCCTCTGGTTCTAAGCCCAGCTGAAGCTGCATGGCCGGACGATGGGGAGCCCACAGGTGACAAGCTGGCCCAGGTACTGCCATCAAAGGAGGACTCTGTCATtgaggagaaggagctggaggagagccggctggagcagcagggacagTCGTCCACCCCTGAGACCACTGCACCGCCCTGTAGCCTCTCACCTGACGGGCCCCAGAGCCAGAGTAAGAAGGTCAGAACTAATGGGGGAGCCGTGGTGGACAGCCAGGACCTTACAGGTGGGAAGGGAAGAGCATCCCATGGGGAACCTGACAATGAGGGTGAGCAGACATCTGGTGGTATCCTGTCCAAGAACCGAGGCACCATCCTGGGGGAGGTGGCCCCAGTGTGGGTCCCTGACGCTCAGGCGCAGGTGTGCATGAAGTGCGGGGTGAAGTTTACTTTCACGAAGAGGAGGCACCACTGCCGGGCCTGCGGAAAG GTTTTTTGTGGACTTTGTTCCAGTCTGAAATTCAAACTCTCACATCTGGATGGTAAAGAAGGCCGAGTTTGCGTTTCCTGTCACTCAGCCCTCATGAAAC GGACACCCCCCAGGGGTAAAAGGAGAGTGTGGTTTGCAGATGAGATCCTCAATAGGCGTTCAGAATCTGCTCCGGCGTCACCGGTCGGAGGACCTCCATTCTCGCCCCTGATGACGCGGGCTGCAGACGGGCTGGGAAATAGTCCCGCGGCTTCACCGCAGATCAGGAGAGCGCTGCGGCCGCACAGGACAGCGGTTAAC GAGGCCTGTGGACTTTACGGCTGGGGGACCACAACCTTACTGAGCAGCTCGTCCAACCTCATCCCGCTGGATGGCCTTCCCCCCATCCTCACCTCTACGGGGGTCAAAGGAG ATTACACGGTGGATGAGCAGCCCTCAGAGACGGTGCTTATTCAGGAGCTGGAGGGCAGCAGGGCCAAGCCTCTGGTGTTCGTCCTCAACGCTAACCTGCTGGCTATGGTCAAGCTGGTCAACT ATGTtaacaggaagtgctggtgCCTGACAACCAAAGGGATGCACGCTGTGGGtcaggtggaggtggtggtgctgctgcagtgccTGCCTGAGGAGAAAAGCTTCCCCAAAGACATTTTCAGCCACTTTGTACACGTCTACAGAGAATCCCTCACAg GAAAGGTTCTGAAACATCTGTCGCTGTCATTGTTCGACAGCGGTTTTCTTGGCAGCGAGGAGCATGCGGGCTTTCTCTACGTCCACTCCACCCTCCAGTCCCTGCAAGGTTTACCTCTGCCAAACCAGCCCTACCTATTTGGTCTGCTGGTGCACAGAGCGGAGGTGGCCTGGGCCAAAGCCTTCCCTCTGCGCCTCATGCTGCGACTGGGAGCAGAATACAGAT TTTACCCGTGCCCGCTCTACAGTGTTCGTTTCAGGAAGCCCCTGTTTGGGGAAATAGGTCACACCATCATGAGACTGCTAGTG GACTTTAGGAATTACCGTTACAGCCTACCGATGGTGCCGGGGCTCACTGTGGATCTAGAAGCTCAGAGAACCTGCATAAAGATTCCAATCACCAGATATAATGAG CTCATAAAAGCTATAAACAAGTCCAATGAGCACGTGTTGGCATTTGGAGCATGCTTCAATGAGGCGGCAGACTCCCACCTCATATGCGTGCAAGGAGAGGACGGCCAGTACCAGACCCAGGCCATCAGCATCCACAACCAGCCACGCAAAG ttaCTGGGTcctgctttttcattttcagcagtGCACTGAAAGCATCCGCAGGCTATTTTGCCAAATCCAGTATTGTAGAAG ACTTGTTTGTCTAG